Genomic DNA from Osmia lignaria lignaria isolate PbOS001 chromosome 6, iyOsmLign1, whole genome shotgun sequence:
aaagttgcttaaaatgacgaATTACGACAGTCACTGCTTTCGTCTAACGGTAGTCTCAGGTAGCGATGCCACACCCCTGTGACGTCGGTCGGGAAATTCTGGGTGGCTGTGAAGTGACCGTGACGCGCAATAAACTGAGGAAGCGTTTTTGACTTTGACAAAACATATTAAGAATAAAGAACCCGAAAATGAAACATACGAATCCCAAGACAATAGAGGTAGGCAATCAACACGAAAATATTTCTAGCACAATAAACTGTTCGATGGCTTCACAAACTTATTGTTGCCACAGTTCAGTTCAGAATACTTCTGAGCTGcagaactattgactgcaaattaggtagTTTATGATGTTGGAAAAAACCCGTGATTCTTTTCAAATCGGAAccgtttcttcctattgaaaattaaattaacaataagTTACAAGCTAACGGTAAAGAGCCGATATAGGGTTGCGCAATATATTTTCagtaaaatttcattacatattactataattaaatatgcttattgttcttcttattATGTCAAAGGCAAAAATATGGTTTGAACGATTTCACACCTTTGGAAAGACCTCGAAAAAATGACGAGATTTGTAGagaagtagaaaaatatattccacCTTACAACGGCTTTGGTTCGTACGAAGATTCCCTTGGAAACTGTTTCAGTGTATTACCAAAGCCACCGCAAAtagatattattaaatttttacattacgATAAGTATGAATACTGTAAAATATTATTGCTGTTATATTTTTCACTTGGGATCATCTGCTTATTTTCTTGTTTACTTTCAGGCAAGGTTTAGATAGCCACATTTTGAGATTCAGAGCGAAACTAATATCGGATATACCGGAAAATAAAGATAGATCGTTTATTATCAGAGTTTTTCTTATGGACGACacaatttctatttttgaaTTGGGGAAAAGGAATTCAGGTAACAATTCTTTTCATACCtccattgtttaaatttttgtcGCAATCGTTTAGTAGAGGgctttcgtctccccggacgccttgagttcgggcctgggaccgctaggtggcggcgaggtgAACGGTCTCTCGCAAGCGCTTGCCCGGCATGCGGTTTGAATAAATACAAGTTTTTAACGGCGGTGTGATAGATGTGTGGggtagggatcgtctgttgtgtTAGCCTCACTGACCGATGTGTCTGACAAACGATCCCGAGACAAAACACCGTTTGTTTTTTCGATTGCTACATTTTTTATTACCAACGTCCTTTtcagaaaacataatttatattttacatctactttctaaaattttaatacttcataagaatatttataatcaGGTATTCTTATTAAACCTTTTCATCtcaagaaaatttttttattttctacttatACAATGTTTTCGACAACAAGTGGGATAAATTTTAAGAGATGATTCttgggatcaaaataagacaaaaGTTAAGAGTCATGAAACAGCGTTCGCCACTTTGTTTTTTACTTATTAACGTTAAAAGATTCCAGTGAAAAGTATCTAATACCAACAATCGTGTCAGCAATCATGATAGGGAACTTATTGTTAGAAGTTCCTGCtatatcctcctccttttctccTTCCTCCACTTCcttttcctcctcctcttcagCGAATcgccttttcttttcattaaaattagcGTGCTCATCCCTATATTCATGTTCGTATTATTCATAGGTTTTAAGTCCGGTCTGTTTCAACAGAAAACACAAGTTATGTTGCCCAATCAagagatatttacaagtaagAAACCGAAATATTATAAGTCGGAAGATTTCTATGTTGGAGCCCGTATAATATTAAACGGTTTTTGTTTTGAACTTACTTCGGCTGACATTTATGCTCTTCGCTACATGGAATTACATTGCGATAAGGTGTCGTCATTTATCTATGTTGTACTAACTCATAAAAATATGATCTGGTtttgttttctaaaataatCGTTATTTCTGTTGTTAAGTTTCCGAAAGCTAATGCCAAGTTAATTATGGATAAATTACGACAAATTTTAAAACCAGTTTATAAAGAATTTATACAACTTTACACACCTTCGAAATCATGTAACGGGGATTATCAAGTACTGTCGTATGAAGATTTCaggtattataattaattcctttttaataatttccaaaaatGTTAGATACTTGTTTTGCTATTATCTGTTTGAATTTTAGAAATGCTTTATACAAATATTCTGAAGGAAGATTGACAGAACATGAAGTAATTACAATCGCTCGACACTTTATATGTCCTGAacgaaaagaattatataaccGAGAATATATAaggtaataaattttaatgtaaatattattGAGCAATCTACATAAAGTGTTATTTATTTTGCAGGAGATTAATACATACAGAAATTTTGCGAAATTTGTGGGATGATTTTGATCGTTTACAGGAAGATTTACATCATTGGGATAGAAAAAAAACAGGATATTTATCTCGTGATACGATTTTTGCAGTACTTCGCGGGGCTAGAATCCCAGCTGATATTGAACTTATAAATTCCATGCTCGATCAGtatgtaaattaataataactGTTTGATATTAGCCATTAAGGGACGCTACCCATCGTGCGTTATTTTAAATCAGGCCTGGCCAACTCAAATGGTTTCACGGGCCACTTTGATGGTGCATAACGTTACAGCGGGCCGCACTTTAGGTAAACAtgcttttaaaaaatgtaataaaacggATCCGAGCGTGTGCGTAGTGGTTTTTTGGTGTTCGCGCAGCAACAAATAACGAACTGTTGGTTCCGAGAACTCCTAATTCACTGTTCACGGAGACAAAAGAATTCGTTCGTTCATAACTGCATTCAAATGACAGATGAACGTTACCGATGGTTGCCTAATGAAACAGATTCTTTCAGTAACATTTGACGTTCGTGGATATCAAATATAGAACTGGAGTTCGTAGTCGTACTTGCGCATTATAACAGTGacacatgaaaattttcatttatttaatattttttgtatacatacaacgagaaataaaaatttcaagagaaaTGTAAAATCGCCCGGCGGGCCGCACAATTTAACGTGGCGGGCCGCGCGTTGGCCAGGCCTGTTTTAGATCGTCTCAAGACTGCATGTTGCAACAAAAGCACGATACTGACACTTAATGGAAAGTCGCTCAATGATGTAAGGATATAAGGTGTGCTCTCGTGCACTCTTCTAGATTACTTAATAACGTATCCTTCCTAAAATCCTGCATATTGGATTGTCAACCAATAAGGTAATCGCATAAAAAGGCGCTAAgggctgcagtttagaataCGGGACACGTCCCCTGGGGGCGTGATCTATATTTTTTTGTAGCTTATCACATAAGATGTCCATATATGTGGTTCTTAAGtgccacaaatttttttttaagtgtcacaatactttttttttaaagtaaaattccAGCCCTTTTTCATGTGCCCTGCTTAAGAGGGGGGCCCCTCCTATTGTAAACAATAGAGGGGGTCGGGGACACAGTGGTGGTGGTTTTACTTGTAGGAGGCGTTGGAGTCAGGAGTtatgaggggggggggggggggggggggggggggggggggtaaaaGATCAGAACATTCAAAATTTGTGAATGAAACATTGATCTTCTTTTTTAATGTAATAAGCAACCTTTCTTACAATTTTCTTGcaactttccttttttttttacacagtTTTGATGTCCTATAGGAGACGCCCCCTCTTAAGCAGGGCACATGACAAAGGGCtggaattttacttttaaaaaaaaagtattgtgtcacttaaaaaaaatttatgacaCTTATGAACCACATATATGAACACCTTATGTGATAAGCTACAAAAAGATATAGGACACACCCTTGCGGGGCATGTCCCATAGTCTAAACTTGTGCCGAACTCttcacgaccggacacctataaacatcatattacgaccacctacttaaatattcgataagacgcgttctcacggacacCCCACCctgtcaatcatcggcccccttctccaccaccaactaCATTATAAAAAGACCTCACCGGACATAAGCAGGCAGTTAGTCGGAATCATACTATAAAATAAAGTGCCAAACTCTTAAAAGTATactattcatttatttcttaaaatccTGTGAACTTTCTACGTGACACCGCCAAGCTCCGGAGCGCTTGGGAGCGCTCCGGCTCCGTATACTGCTAGCTGCCCATGCCTGAGCTAGATGTACATTATGTAAACAGCAATGCGTGGATAATGAAAGATTCACAAAAACTTTGTGCTACATTAAGGGAATCTCCCTCAAAGGAGTTTACTGACCAGTATATACAACAATGTAGAAAATACAATCCCACCATATTTTAATATGGCGGAAAGTAAGATTGCGTCGTAGAAGACGAAAATGTATCTGCGAAAGGACACCTTATATCCTTACATTATAAGTCACCAATTTCTTTATATTGAAAGGCTGCTGACAAGTGTACAATAGGGGTCGATGCATCTGTGACactaacaagggacattacccaatcgacacacgccgattttgatgccctttgagtatgatatagaactcaaaaaaatatttgaaacgtatttttttttatcagcaatcgtccatgctgaagaggtgaaaatagccctcaaagttagggttgcaaaacatattttcttgaatatctcaggaactgttaggtgtaggcgaaaaattcaaaatggaattcgtgtgtttttgaacagcaaatttttctatgtagccacctttttgataaatttatttgtttaaaaaatacattgaaaaataatctatttttgtcatttttttcaccccttcagcatggacgattgctgataaaaaagaatacgtgtcaaatatttttttgagttctatatcatactcaaagagcatcaaaatcggcatgtgtcgattgggtaatgtagATAGTACATATGTATTTCTAAGTTCAATCGGGTCTACCGCCCATATCGGTTGCAGAACTGCAGTCCCtccaatataaaatgaaagttcCTGTTTTATTATCGTCACtattaaatttatgtatatttatctaaagatttttttaaatcattacttatagttttattaatgatatatatttttcaatctatattgattttttttattggcATTGTTACAGCTCCACTATTACAAATTACGAGCCTTGCCTAACATGtgaaaaatttttgttatttacgtACTTAATATGACCATGCTATATTTCTTTGATGGCTATACATCAAAATAATGTAGGATGCACATATAAGTACTTATTCTGTTGGATTTTGTTTCTGAGTTATAAAGTAGCATTGTactttttctgtgttttatgAATCATTCTTGATCCAAATGTTTATAATAGTAACTATTGAACTTTTCCTTTGATAAGAACCCTTCTTAGGGAAACAAGTTTAttgaattatataataataataataattgtgactttaaaacattttaaataggAGATTTAacttccttttatttattttaatgtacatttttgttacttttatgtatatatgtatgtttcaTTGTATTTGTGAACAAACAAAAATAtcactaattaataataatgcagCATTCataaaaacgaggaaaatcaaGTGGACTACAATGACTTATTGAAATTCATGAACACAAAAATTGATCCTGTTCCTCCAGTAGAACCAATAAACATCAAGGTATTATCATAgattgtttttattattgcaaatattgcaatcattttattttttgcacaATAATCAAGCTTTTGAACTTAAAAATACAACtgatgtcaaaaaatattttgtttgttacatgattatttgtttatttcaaataatgaaTAGGTAAACGGACGTTctttttacataattatttttaaaaattcatgcaCATCTTTCAAAAATATCCATATTACAATACAAATCTGTTATTTCAGTCGGCACTTTGGTGGGCATCGGAAAAGGAACCAGATACTCTAGTTACTATAAATTGGTGTGCTTTTCTAAAGGAATTAGATATTAAAGACGAAAAAGAAGATGAAAGTTATGAACCTTCAAACATGAATATTTCCAGCAATCCATGTAACAAATTTGTGCAATGAATCACTATTTTTCGGAAATTATAACTGCAAATTATAAGAATATATATATCTTCAACAAATGCACGAATGATTTTATGGAAATTATACTTCTTAACAATTACTTGCAATTTATGTACACTGAAATGTgtaatcaataattattttgggAATAATAAATTGATGCTCATAGAAATGCTAATTATATGCTaatagaatataatttttagtatAAACTACATAAATTCagcaaattatttacatttcacTGGTTATGTCTACGTCTAATATATAGCTGAAACAGTGTTGTCCGTTAGTGTACACTCTAATGCGACAATACTTTGGAAAATATTAATTGACAATGCTATAACTCACGACATATCAAGGACAGAAAATCAATAAATAGTAGAGAAGATAAACGAGAATTCCACgagtattttattataattcgtaatgtttaatatttaagtttttttTTGTCAAATTAAATAATCTTCAATACACGgtccttaatttttttttttttttactataaaTACGACAGTTGCTAAGGACAGCTGAAACTagatattcatttttcaattgtttcagaTAAGAACAATTAACACCCTCACATAAATTGAATGATTGTTTATACAATAATGGATGACTTCACGAGTACAGTTAACTTCTTATTTCAGATATAATAAGgactctttttaattaaaaatctttcggTTTTACGTTTTCATTTACACTCATAAGTTTTCACGATTCTCCTACAGGTCTTGCATTTTACATAGCAACAGCTAATATATTTGCAGTCACATCTTTCTAGAACTTCTTCCGTTTTAGTTGTATGACCTCGGCCGCAACAAAGATACTCGCAACTTTCGTAACCCGTACTGCTACCATTACATTGtctgaaataataaagaataaatttattaatattgccTTGTTatgttttgataaatttttagttCGGTCTtgataaattaaagaaaggaCAATCAATTTTATCGTTAAAAAATAATCtgtcagtatttaaaaaaaaaattacgtatAATCATAATAAAAAGAAGTGATGTGTATAACGAAGGAAAGCGCGTCGATGTGGCGTCAAACTCCTTGATCAATGTACCACTTTGCTTTCAAAAGTCACAACGTATCTCAATTTCAACGAAATGATtccattttgtaatttattgctttatttaccgcaataaatattcttacatttacaaaaagtattttttaaagttttatttaaaagacaACCTTCACTATTTGTTAGCTCTTCAAAAAGATTCAAATCGCtcaattttaagaaatttattcTGGTTTAAAAGGACCATGAATTTGCGGTTCACTATACCTGTCATAAATTTCACAAGTTGTGTTACCAGCATAAAGGGtagtgaattaaaaaataattaaaacccaCGGAATTCGAAATTGCTCAATTTGCGACTTGCGGTTTCTTCAAATAGATTACTATTATTTGTACTACGCAGAGATGAGAAGATGACGAGCGGAAGGAATGCGGTTAGGATTGGTGGTATAACGATAAATCACACATCACGCACACGTATTTTAGATGGTCGCGCATTATTGGCCGATGTGGTTGCATactaatcgcgtcgcctgacaCAGAAGGAAAATGAGACCTCGTAACAAAGTGAGATGACACGAAGTCAGCGTTGCGATGAACTTTTAATGCGAGGATCAATTCAGTGGTTCGAACACTAAGGTGCTAGCTGTACAAAactattttttcatgttttttggCTTATTTGGGGTTCTTATCATTAGAATAAGTTGTGACATAAAAATATGactaattaaaggaaaaaaaacaaaattacgGTATTACACTGTAGctataaagtaaaaaaaatgtagaaatgATAATACACAAtacataataatcaataaatataatgaaagaACAAGTACGTTATTTAATCTCAACTATGAGCTATGACTGATTATGTAAACTGTATTACAAACTAAACCTACTCACTACTTGAGTCATCAGTACCCGAAGAACATTCAGTAAATTCTGATGATTGCTCATCATTATCAGCAGCAGTGCTAACAACTTCTGTTTGCAAGTCATTTATTTCCGTATCTTTTTCTAATAGTTCAAGTACCTCGACGCTTAACGAGCTGAGTTTTTTTGACACTTCACGAAAGGTACTTATTAACAGGTCGGAGGTAACTAATAACATTGTTAGCAACTCTCAATTAGTATCGGATCGTGTTGTAATTTTGGTATGTTTCTCTCTGAATCTGCGGCAATCTTTATGGCGTGCTTCTTGAGCCTCTTCCGACATTTGCCCAATAGGTACGATAAAAACTTTGTGACTGACTGGCGACGATGACTATGATTCGATTCGATTGattgtttgaaatgaaaatccAGGAATAAAAGACATGGGTTACCCGTCGCAAAAACATTTGCAGAAAGAAGGCGATGTGCGGCAGTTTATGGCTTCATAAATTAATTACTACAGGCCAGCTCAGAATTTTTTAGGATAGTGAATTCATTTACAACGACAGAAATTCTGAATTACTTTATGATAGGTACCGCCATGTGGCGAAGACGAAGCCGATGGCATTTATAAGGATCGTCGCAGGGGTAATAATGCgataacaacaataacaataataacaataacggtAAATAAACACAAGAGAAAAAACAAGATAACAATAACCACAATTAAAAACAACGAAACTgtgaattataaaaagaaatcattaaCTAAGTAAGTAACGAGCGTATCGGTTGTACtggtatatacatattatatcacGGGCGTCAGCGTTAACTTCATTTTAACATTTAGCATACTTTTGCAAAGTTTTGCAAGTCGAGTATGGTATTAAAATAAAGCAGACAATCTCTACTTTTCATAGGTACAACTTTCATAGCGTGGAACGACATGGAACAtttaccgcagttcaccagagtccataactgcgacgcgcaggttggaagatggtgggggaacgcagcgagctctttgctaatcgctttccacttcgtttgggagtatcgccaatcagggcgaagatgcgcactggagaagcgcgaagaacgaaaactggtcttttcgcagttatggactctggtgaactgcggtatatactTCTTCATTGACGATTCGTtacattatgaaaatttttgatACGAATTAATAACTTAAGTCGAAGTTAGATttacaaaaatacaagaaaggtATTGATGGTTTGGGGTGATTAAAACTGAAATATACCTTTTCAGCTGCTATATTCATCATCAATATGAAACTTAAGTGCATTTTAACAAACTTATAACATATTCCTATCGACCATGGAAATGCACTCGATTGATTAGTGATGAATTGTCCACTCTTACATCGTACTTTGCCTGGTCTGTACACATTTACGAAAAGGTTGGAAGGTCTTACAATATAAGAATTTTAACCTATGGTTATTATAGATTACATAGAAAcaattagtttttattaatttgaaaatgagTTTTGTTCGCCTAATTCAGCCATTCGAACCACTGTTGGACAGGGCGGAGTGTGCGAAGTGCTCCTTTTGCCCCTATGCCATCCCGCTAGTCATCTTCTCACCTCTGCATAGTACATGAAAGTCGCCCAAACTCTGATAAACCATCGAACCTGGCAATACTGCCAATAGCGTCGTTATTACAAATGCATCTGGGGCAATCCTACCGGTGAGTGGGAGGAATTGACGGACACTTGTGTATTAAATTACCCCAGCTGAGCCAATCCCCTAACAATATCGGATGTATCTCAAAACCGATGCCGCAAGTCACAAAACGCTAAAGTAATATTCAATTTGTTTTCGCATAAAGAATCTACAGCTAGCTGATTGTATTACTCAAGTTTGAAGATAACTAAAATCGCGGGAGAATGAATTCTTGGACGAGAAAGGGGTTACTGTACTTTTTACTAGTTTTATTAATTCATAACACATATTTACCTGCTAACAGTTCCGAGGCTACCCCTCTTTTTATCAGGAAGACAGTAGTCAGGACTTTTGGTGGTATATAAGAGATTATCATGATGATATAAAGGTGGTAACCTTCCTCCTGATCTCGATCGAACTTCTACTGCTGTTGCGTATCTCCGAAGTAAACGACTGCCAGCGGCAACTGGTCCTGAAGAGCCAAGTCCTCTCCAGCAGGTACGTACACTACACGATCCAGACACTCCATGGCATTTACATTCCAGGGTTAAGGACTGTTCTACTGCCTTACAGTAACAGTATGCATTAGAGTTATGTACGtattgtattaattaatttttttcttaaaatgtacattttatttttactttttgtaattactgcatattaataaaaatatttaattacccTTCGGCCAGCACGGTTGTTGTGCATGTTAACAGCGTGCATAAATTTTGCTGTTACGCCTGTTCCAGGAGGAGTTGCACCCTGAAGAAATCTCTTGGCTATTCGCGACGCTGATCTAACGTCGTCGCCGCAACCTCCCCATTTGAAGGAATTTTTGATTGACGGTGAACCAAATGAAACTGAGGTGGCGGTAAAGGACGAAGGTGAAATCAATGCAGACGGCGATGGTGGTTCCCTTCGTGGAGGAGTAGCACAAGAACAAGCTGCGAGATTACCCAAAGCACATCCTCTTGCAAGCCTCCAAACTGCTGCTGCAGCCGACATTGCGTAAACGAACGCTTGTTCTCTCGTTCCTATTGTACGAaaaaatttatgttttaatatttcaattctaataaaaaggaatgaTACTATGAAGGTAATTCATAAAGTAACTGACTATAATACAGTGCAGAGTAAGTTTCATAATTGTGCGCTGATTTTGTTTTCAACACGCAATTGTGTGTTGATTTCTTTAACTCATTTATCTGCTGCTTTTGTCTTCTTCACCTTATACCGTATCGTCGATGATTATAGTCCGTCCAACGAAACGAGTCAGTAAATGTAAACAAAACAGCTGCGTGGTGTTCTCGCGATGGATGTTAGCGGCACTTACTATTGGCTGTCAAGTGTCGAGTTCAGGACCAACTTCCGGCGGTCTTTTGCCGTGAGCCTTTACTTGGAAAGCTAGGAGGGAACTTAGCGTTTTTCAAATACGCACATAGCAAAATCCTGTATACAGGGTGCGCAAAAATTATTTGTCATGATTATGGGAGATGACTTTAcacctattattattgttttaaaaGAAGTAGCTTTTTAATTTAGTAGTATACAACGATCGATATACGGTAAGCCGATCCTGCTTCGTGCCCAagaatttgtatacatttattGACTCGTCTCATTGGACGGACTATAGAAAAGACTTAAACATCGAATTGGTGAgtgaatatattattattgcaaGTAATTCTAGGATTCTAGATTATTAGTATTGATGTTGTTATGTGCGGCGAACGCGCGTGTGCTCGGGACGCTACCGTGTGTAAGAGTCAGCTGTTGTATGAGTGTAAAAGTATGTAATGTGGTAGTGTGGTAGCCGAGCAATGTGATTAACAGTAACGTAACGCGCGTGTGACGCCGTAAAGCCAGAAAatttatcataacaatatcTATTATTATTGGGCCAAAAATATTGTGAGTTCGGGGATACGCTAATTCCATACGGGCCCTCTCATCAGATCGTTAATATGTATTACAGGATTGATAAAGGAGGCTAACAAAAAGGTTATGTTACAGTAAATGAGAATCGATTAAGATGAACTAAAAATagtacattataaaataaaaatattaaaatataaaagtatataaaaatagtatgttataagaaaaatattaaattatataaaaatagtagATTATCAaggtataaaagaaaatataataaaatgcatATGAAATAAGGAATacaataacaaatttttaacaatgaGAATACCAATTTAGCTCATTAACAATAACGATTGAGACACACAATTGACGGTTACGATATGCATATATATAATTAACACAAATATAAGATTTCGGAATTTCCAGTTTGGGAGCACCGAAATCAAATACTGACTATTGGAAATTCCTCgccaaaatattcataaaataaactGGAAGGGTAAAGGAAAATAACCCACcgatatttatatgtatatgtataaaatttgCATCTGAGTTTGAAAATTCTACGGTCTGCTAGTCGTCTGCTGATCCTCTGTTGGAATGCCTGAAGAGAGAGAAGAACGCACACACGTTGAACTATTGCACCATTCGAAATTTTGAACACTCGGACTAttgcaaaatttatgaaatttaaatctACGTTATTATTAATGTAAACTACAATAAAAAAAACCAAATGTAGTAGAGAGAGAAAAACAAACAAACtgtgtttcgtctcgggatcacctgtcagactcgtcagtagggctgacaacagacgacccctgccccagacactgTATATATTCGAGCAGCATGCCGGGCGAACGCTTGCGAGAGCACGGTttctctcgccgccacctagcgctccccggcccgaactcaaggcgtccggggagatgaAACCCTCCATTAATCACGATTACAAcactttaaaataaaacaatattgaataattaaaaataaaataaattgaattaaggaTTTTTATT
This window encodes:
- the LOC117601758 gene encoding EF-hand domain-containing family member C2 isoform X1, whose translation is MQRDPILPCLPGFDFNKNLGRTKFHRNQYFAKIHDGVYYLSEKTDTGDHIRYPSIYARGEVHELPSWIAYDGQRLMFKAFFQETVQERWKTAYLIRVVNISFFLEDGTMKISEPVINNSGLEQGVLLKRQRIPMPDPVRYRYYDIIDLNIGKELEIFGRVYKVVDCDQFTRRFLNRMGIPVPDPINIPKDPNSELRKFETFAKKPNRRIDTRGDFLKYDKQVLRFYGYWDDTQNLYGIIHDLEIHYYLADDTIEIKENVSPNSGRDSGFMFLRRMKVPKLFVELEPIGAQDRFTVLNVMGEDASNAFYTIDPLVTGKTCKEFYKNNELGIGAEINVFGRRIVITDMDAFTKEYYRQKYGLNDFTPLERPRKNDEICREVEKYIPPYNGFGSYEDSLGNCFSVLPKPPQIDIIKFLHYDKQGLDSHILRFRAKLISDIPENKDRSFIIRVFLMDDTISIFELGKRNSGFKSGLFQQKTQVMLPNQEIFTSKKPKYYKSEDFYVGARIILNGFCFELTSADIYALRYMELHCDKFPKANAKLIMDKLRQILKPVYKEFIQLYTPSKSCNGDYQVLSYEDFRNALYKYSEGRLTEHEVITIARHFICPERKELYNREYIRRLIHTEILRNLWDDFDRLQEDLHHWDRKKTGYLSRDTIFAVLRGARIPADIELINSMLDHIHKNEENQVDYNDLLKFMNTKIDPVPPVEPINIKSALWWASEKEPDTLVTINWCAFLKELDIKDEKEDESYEPSNMNISSNPCNKFVQ
- the LOC117601758 gene encoding EF-hand domain-containing family member C2 isoform X3, whose amino-acid sequence is MPDPVRYRYYDIIDLNIGKELEIFGRVYKVVDCDQFTRRFLNRMGIPVPDPINIPKDPNSELRKFETFAKKPNRRIDTRGDFLKYDKQVLRFYGYWDDTQNLYGIIHDLEIHYYLADDTIEIKENVSPNSGRDSGFMFLRRMKVPKLFVELEPIGAQDRFTVLNVMGEDASNAFYTIDPLVTGKTCKEFYKNNELGIGAEINVFGRRIVITDMDAFTKEYYRQKYGLNDFTPLERPRKNDEICREVEKYIPPYNGFGSYEDSLGNCFSVLPKPPQIDIIKFLHYDKQGLDSHILRFRAKLISDIPENKDRSFIIRVFLMDDTISIFELGKRNSGFKSGLFQQKTQVMLPNQEIFTSKKPKYYKSEDFYVGARIILNGFCFELTSADIYALRYMELHCDKFPKANAKLIMDKLRQILKPVYKEFIQLYTPSKSCNGDYQVLSYEDFRNALYKYSEGRLTEHEVITIARHFICPERKELYNREYIRRLIHTEILRNLWDDFDRLQEDLHHWDRKKTGYLSRDTIFAVLRGARIPADIELINSMLDHIHKNEENQVDYNDLLKFMNTKIDPVPPVEPINIKSALWWASEKEPDTLVTINWCAFLKELDIKDEKEDESYEPSNMNISSNPCNKFVQ
- the LOC117601759 gene encoding protein Wnt-11b-1 isoform X1, with translation MFVMNGSGAKAWLFLLLLLIQDGKCIKWLALGRTGNDHVWTKETCTSAKSSGLLERKQARACRSTPDVMPSLVQAAKDTSTVCQQAFRHRRWNCSSIERAPNYTPELLTGTREQAFVYAMSAAAAVWRLARGCALGNLAACSCATPPRREPPSPSALISPSSFTATSVSFGSPSIKNSFKWGGCGDDVRSASRIAKRFLQGATPPGTGVTAKFMHAVNMHNNRAGRRAVEQSLTLECKCHGVSGSCSVRTCWRGLGSSGPVAAGSRLLRRYATAVEVRSRSGGRLPPLYHHDNLLYTTKSPDYCLPDKKRGSLGTVSRQCNGSSTGYESCEYLCCGRGHTTKTEEVLERCDCKYISCCYVKCKTCRRIVKTYECK
- the LOC117601759 gene encoding protein Wnt-11b-2 isoform X2 is translated as MPSLVQAAKDTSTVCQQAFRHRRWNCSSIERAPNYTPELLTGTREQAFVYAMSAAAAVWRLARGCALGNLAACSCATPPRREPPSPSALISPSSFTATSVSFGSPSIKNSFKWGGCGDDVRSASRIAKRFLQGATPPGTGVTAKFMHAVNMHNNRAGRRAVEQSLTLECKCHGVSGSCSVRTCWRGLGSSGPVAAGSRLLRRYATAVEVRSRSGGRLPPLYHHDNLLYTTKSPDYCLPDKKRGSLGTVSRQCNGSSTGYESCEYLCCGRGHTTKTEEVLERCDCKYISCCYVKCKTCRRIVKTYECK